The Chryseolinea soli genome contains a region encoding:
- a CDS encoding SDR family NAD(P)-dependent oxidoreductase encodes MKNKVVLITGGTSGLGASAVKAFAALEAKVVFCGRRTKEGSSIESQIRSKGGEATFVQADVTHEKQVEHLVSETIRLHGQLDVAFNNAGANLSFGPLEAMSSEQFMNTVTLNLTGTFHALKYEIQAMKKNGGSIINTASTAGVKGVAQGIAAYVAAKHGVIGLTKAAALEQARNQIRVNALVVSAMATEQWLQGVNRTPGMYEKIAAAMPLGKIATPEDIIPLITFLAGDQSTFITGAALAIDGGVTAG; translated from the coding sequence ATGAAAAATAAAGTAGTATTGATCACCGGCGGCACCTCCGGATTGGGCGCGTCCGCTGTTAAAGCTTTTGCAGCGTTGGAAGCCAAGGTCGTGTTCTGTGGAAGGCGCACGAAGGAAGGAAGCAGCATTGAATCGCAGATCCGGTCAAAGGGTGGCGAGGCCACTTTTGTGCAGGCCGATGTAACCCACGAAAAACAAGTTGAACACCTGGTATCCGAAACGATCCGCTTGCATGGCCAACTGGATGTTGCTTTCAACAACGCCGGCGCCAATCTCTCCTTCGGGCCGCTCGAAGCGATGAGCAGCGAACAATTCATGAATACCGTCACGCTCAATCTGACCGGAACATTCCATGCGTTGAAGTATGAGATCCAGGCCATGAAAAAAAACGGGGGCAGCATTATCAACACCGCCAGCACGGCAGGAGTGAAAGGTGTTGCTCAAGGAATTGCTGCCTATGTTGCTGCAAAGCACGGGGTGATCGGTCTGACAAAAGCGGCTGCCCTGGAACAAGCACGCAACCAAATCCGGGTAAATGCGCTTGTCGTTAGCGCGATGGCTACCGAACAATGGCTGCAGGGGGTGAACCGAACGCCGGGGATGTATGAAAAAATCGCGGCCGCCATGCCGTTGGGAAAAATAGCGACTCCGGAAGATATTATTCCCTTGATCACATTCCTCGCGGGCGATCAATCCACCTTCATCACCGGGGCTGCATTGGCCATCGATGGTGGCGTCACTGCCGGATAA
- a CDS encoding winged helix-turn-helix domain-containing protein: protein MYNELDPVLNTPVRLAIVSALIKTKQADFAYLMEITNTTQGNLSHQIKKLHEAAYIEVTKTFKGNYPHTICKLTSKGRKAFEKYVEDIKKYLHL, encoded by the coding sequence ATGTACAATGAACTGGACCCTGTTTTAAATACTCCCGTGCGCCTGGCCATTGTGTCGGCACTGATCAAAACGAAACAGGCGGATTTTGCCTATCTCATGGAAATAACCAACACGACCCAGGGCAACCTGAGCCACCAAATCAAAAAACTGCACGAAGCCGCCTATATCGAAGTAACCAAAACGTTTAAAGGAAACTACCCACACACGATTTGCAAACTGACTTCCAAAGGAAGAAAAGCGTTTGAAAAATATGTAGAGGACATTAAGAAGTATCTGCACTTATAA
- a CDS encoding SphA family protein, producing MKTHPFVGYRELFLLKTRNTFAILFPLVICTCVMEKTFGQDPGLPATNLGLTNMLDAVPPGPGLFYMNHMQVYKTTSMRDARGSTLLTDLKVNSLLVMHQLAFISKTKVLGGNLGFTALLPIVKISATNSTGSVPSVNPGVFGDFIMGPVIQWFDKKLLNKALFHRAEIDFVFPTGSYSSNDAINPSAHLFTISAHYTFTYFLTKKFSVSARNHINYNTKILDSEIRPGIFASMNYSIEHTIYKALRAEIAGYYLKQLTQDSFKGDSRYYQTTYGITDTREQVFAYGLGLNYITPTGLFMEAKVFFETAAKNRSEGTRPTLRLVYKF from the coding sequence ATGAAAACACATCCTTTTGTCGGATATCGAGAATTGTTTTTGTTAAAAACAAGAAACACTTTTGCCATACTCTTCCCTTTGGTCATATGTACCTGTGTAATGGAAAAAACTTTTGGTCAAGACCCGGGTTTGCCTGCAACCAATTTGGGACTCACAAATATGCTCGATGCAGTTCCTCCCGGACCCGGTTTATTTTATATGAATCACATGCAGGTTTATAAAACTACATCCATGAGAGATGCACGTGGTAGCACACTACTTACGGATTTAAAAGTAAACTCACTCTTAGTGATGCACCAACTTGCTTTTATTTCCAAAACAAAAGTATTGGGAGGTAACCTTGGTTTTACTGCTTTGTTACCGATAGTGAAAATCTCTGCTACTAATTCTACGGGCAGTGTACCATCAGTAAATCCTGGAGTCTTTGGAGATTTTATTATGGGACCAGTCATTCAATGGTTCGATAAAAAACTTCTCAACAAGGCCTTGTTTCACCGTGCCGAAATTGATTTTGTTTTTCCGACAGGTTCCTATAGCTCTAATGATGCCATCAATCCATCTGCGCATTTATTTACTATTTCCGCTCATTATACGTTTACCTATTTTCTTACAAAAAAATTCAGTGTAAGCGCCAGAAATCATATTAATTATAATACTAAAATTCTCGATTCAGAAATACGACCAGGCATATTTGCTAGTATGAATTATTCCATTGAGCATACCATCTATAAAGCCTTGCGTGCCGAAATTGCTGGTTATTATTTAAAACAACTTACGCAAGATTCGTTTAAAGGTGATAGCCGATATTATCAGACCACCTATGGAATAACAGATACACGCGAGCAAGTTTTTGCTTATGGCCTAGGGTTGAATTACATAACTCCCACGGGGCTCTTTATGGAGGCAAAAGTATTTTTTGAAACAGCGGCTAAAAATCGTTCGGAAGGCACAAGACCAACCTTGCGCTTGGTTTATAAATTCTAA